The following proteins come from a genomic window of Campylobacter sp. RM16189:
- a CDS encoding mechanosensitive ion channel family protein has product MKKIFLLFFGLIFVSLNSFADSLDDIDIVLAIKKIDEINAQIEAIKAQAVDKNETAEQNVLFKGVVTKKSELLEKIPYLLMETRVDDEKIAQFRSDKSKLETKVKRLKAANNKKAYIESAMELEKMNMEASFYKTLIELGKIFSDGARTAKIKSGIEDGLLDLQTNSYVSIKELKSSMDGMGIQGYINEFNSLELYRKTFEEILIYLRDNAELFSTNYFFSELNLKTAIGFINQQIPFEMKDVNFGKIILILFVFLFFISFTRILSAITYKILLSLFAKDHQGKFIKDQVMGIVKRPIFFILAVYAIDLCASIFYYPAPVPIKFVNYFSIVFIISFTWLILSILDSYGMVFISEITKKSGGRKEVINLIIKIVYFIIIVIAFLLILSRLGFNVSAIIASLGIGGLAIALATKDILANFFASIMMLFDNSFSQGDNIVCGDIEGVVVEIGLRKTTVRTADNALIFVPNSKLASDPIRNWTRRRLGRLIKLTVALEYRATGEQVKKCAEEIKEMLLNHPDIAKPNDLGSNDIQNTLRLRKNIVSIDDLIGYKSNLFVAVDNLSDSSIDILVYCFSKTIVWGEFLSVKEDVILKIMNIVEKNGLSFAFPSQSLYIENLKDAMDTKSIIDNTVTIKESK; this is encoded by the coding sequence ATGAAAAAGATTTTTTTACTATTTTTTGGTCTTATATTTGTATCTTTAAATTCTTTTGCGGATAGTCTTGACGATATTGATATAGTTTTGGCCATAAAAAAAATAGATGAGATAAATGCCCAGATAGAGGCTATAAAAGCTCAAGCCGTGGATAAAAATGAAACTGCCGAGCAAAATGTTCTTTTTAAAGGTGTTGTGACAAAAAAGAGTGAGCTTTTGGAAAAAATACCATATTTGCTTATGGAGACAAGGGTAGATGATGAGAAAATTGCCCAATTTAGAAGCGATAAGTCCAAACTTGAAACAAAGGTAAAAAGACTAAAAGCAGCAAATAACAAAAAGGCTTACATAGAGAGTGCGATGGAGCTTGAGAAGATGAATATGGAGGCATCTTTTTATAAAACCTTAATCGAGCTTGGAAAAATTTTTAGCGATGGAGCAAGAACCGCAAAGATAAAATCTGGTATAGAAGACGGCTTGCTTGACCTTCAAACGAACTCGTATGTTAGTATTAAAGAGCTCAAGTCTAGCATGGATGGTATGGGAATACAAGGATATATAAATGAATTTAACTCATTAGAGCTTTATAGGAAGACTTTTGAGGAGATTTTGATATATCTTAGGGATAATGCGGAGCTATTTAGCACAAACTACTTTTTTAGCGAGCTAAATTTAAAAACCGCCATAGGATTTATCAATCAGCAGATTCCTTTTGAGATGAAAGATGTGAATTTTGGCAAAATAATACTTATTCTTTTTGTATTTTTGTTTTTTATATCGTTTACAAGAATTTTATCTGCGATAACTTATAAAATTTTACTCTCTTTGTTTGCGAAGGATCATCAAGGGAAATTTATCAAAGACCAGGTTATGGGCATTGTAAAACGTCCTATTTTCTTTATTTTAGCGGTTTATGCGATAGATCTTTGCGCTTCGATATTTTACTATCCGGCTCCTGTGCCTATTAAATTTGTAAACTATTTTTCCATAGTATTTATAATCTCTTTTACATGGCTAATTCTTAGCATACTGGATAGTTACGGAATGGTTTTTATAAGCGAGATAACCAAAAAGAGCGGAGGGCGAAAAGAGGTTATAAATTTAATTATTAAGATAGTCTATTTTATTATTATAGTTATCGCATTTTTACTTATTTTAAGCAGGCTTGGTTTTAATGTAAGCGCTATAATAGCCTCGCTTGGAATCGGAGGTTTGGCAATAGCCTTGGCAACTAAAGATATTTTGGCGAATTTCTTTGCCTCTATTATGATGCTGTTTGATAACTCTTTTTCTCAGGGAGATAACATCGTATGCGGTGATATAGAGGGTGTGGTGGTAGAGATAGGACTTAGAAAGACAACAGTTAGGACTGCCGATAATGCACTTATTTTTGTGCCAAATTCAAAGCTTGCCAGCGATCCGATTAGAAACTGGACCAGAAGGCGACTCGGCAGACTTATAAAACTAACTGTAGCACTTGAATATAGAGCTACTGGCGAACAGGTTAAAAAATGTGCAGAAGAGATTAAGGAGATGCTATTAAATCATCCTGATATTGCAAAACCAAACGATCTGGGCTCAAATGATATTCAAAACACATTAAGGCTTAGAAAAAATATAGTATCCATAGATGATTTGATAGGGTATAAGTCAAATTTGTTTGTAGCTGTAGATAATCTTTCCGATAGCTCTATCGATATATTAGTATATTGCTTTTCAAAGACGATAGTTTGGGGAGAATTTTTGAGCGTAAAAGAGGATGTTATACTAAAGATTATGAATATTGTCGAGAAAAATGGGCTAAGTTTTGCATTCCCAAGTCAAAGCCTATATATTGAAAATTTAAAAGACGCTATGGATACTAAGAGTATAATAGACAATACAGTCACGATAAAGGAGAGCAAATGA
- a CDS encoding carbonic anhydrase: MEALLDGAVKFMEEGFLEHKELFESLGQKQIPHTLFVGCIDSRVVPNLITNTMPGDLVVVRNIANIIPPYRTSQEYLATTSAIEYALQTLNVENVIICGHSNCGGCAALYLDESKFKNTPNVKRWLNLLDPIKKRVEGFLPDPKDSARREWLTERLNVINSYENLLTYPDVKAKFRDGSLKIYVWHYIIETGEIYNYNVVSKSFRLLGVDR, encoded by the coding sequence ATGGAGGCACTTTTAGACGGCGCCGTTAAATTCATGGAAGAAGGCTTTTTAGAGCACAAAGAGCTGTTTGAAAGTCTTGGACAAAAGCAAATTCCACATACTCTTTTTGTAGGCTGTATCGACTCGCGAGTGGTGCCAAATTTGATCACAAATACAATGCCCGGCGATCTTGTCGTGGTACGAAATATCGCAAATATAATTCCTCCTTACAGAACCAGTCAGGAGTATCTGGCTACGACTTCGGCTATCGAGTATGCCTTGCAAACGCTAAATGTCGAAAACGTCATTATCTGCGGACACAGCAACTGCGGAGGATGCGCGGCGCTTTATCTTGACGAAAGTAAATTTAAAAATACGCCAAACGTGAAAAGATGGCTAAATTTGCTTGATCCGATTAAAAAGAGAGTCGAAGGGTTTTTGCCTGACCCTAAAGATAGCGCAAGAAGAGAGTGGCTAACGGAGAGATTAAACGTCATAAATTCTTATGAAAATTTGCTTACTTATCCTGATGTAAAAGCAAAATTTAGAGACGGAAGTCTTAAAATTTATGTGTGGCACTACATCATAGAAACGGGCGAAATTTATAACTATAACGTAGTTTCAAAGAGTTTTAGATTACTTGGAGTTGATAGATGA
- a CDS encoding Bax inhibitor-1/YccA family protein, with product MSLYNRNYANSHEQELAREYSQSSLSTFIKQTYQLFAASLLAASVGAYVGLGIAHMFIGNLPLFIGLVVVELGLLFGLIAAKRKAGLNLVLLFAFTFVSGLTLTPLLASVLAMPGGASIVAQAFTLTTVAFGALSVFAMNTKRDFTAMGKMLFITLIVVIVAAIMNLFFKSPIFQLVISSVSAILFSAYILYDTQNIIRGNYETPIEGAVALYLDFVNLFTSLLQILGILNRE from the coding sequence ATGAGTTTATACAATAGAAATTATGCAAACTCACACGAACAAGAGTTGGCGAGAGAGTATTCTCAAAGCTCGCTTAGCACGTTTATCAAGCAGACTTACCAGCTGTTTGCCGCTTCACTTCTGGCAGCAAGCGTTGGAGCATATGTCGGTCTTGGCATAGCGCATATGTTTATAGGAAATTTACCTCTATTCATCGGTCTTGTCGTAGTTGAACTGGGGCTTTTATTCGGTCTTATCGCGGCTAAACGCAAAGCGGGATTAAATTTAGTATTGCTTTTTGCATTTACGTTTGTTAGCGGTCTTACGCTTACTCCGCTTCTAGCTTCGGTTTTAGCGATGCCGGGCGGCGCTAGTATAGTGGCTCAAGCATTTACGCTTACGACTGTTGCATTCGGTGCTCTAAGCGTGTTTGCGATGAATACAAAAAGAGATTTTACGGCTATGGGTAAAATGCTCTTTATCACGCTTATCGTAGTAATAGTAGCGGCCATTATGAATCTATTTTTCAAAAGCCCGATTTTTCAGCTTGTTATCTCAAGCGTAAGCGCGATTTTATTTAGTGCGTATATCCTTTACGATACACAAAATATCATTCGCGGCAACTACGAAACTCCGATAGAAGGAGCGGTTGCACTATATCTTGACTTTGTAAATCTATTTACTTCACTGCTTCAAATTTTAGGAATCCTAAATAGAGAATAA
- a CDS encoding TRAP transporter small permease, with protein MRRFFEIIDIGIATVNKTIAVVGIVAGTLLAFINVVMRYVFNTGWAWAGEATNYLFIWSAFFAAAYGFRKGIHISVTILIERFPSPMAKAYLVFSSALTTIFLMFIVVYSVQYLYVMYELNFMSVDLGIPQWVPMLVLPVAFLGASYRAGEKVYQIAVTPSDKVIINAEAEMIRDSIKKD; from the coding sequence ATGCGAAGATTCTTTGAGATTATAGATATCGGCATCGCGACTGTAAATAAGACGATCGCCGTAGTAGGCATAGTAGCGGGAACGCTACTTGCCTTTATAAACGTTGTAATGCGTTATGTCTTTAATACCGGATGGGCATGGGCGGGAGAGGCGACTAATTATCTTTTTATTTGGTCTGCATTCTTTGCCGCTGCATACGGCTTTAGAAAAGGCATACACATATCAGTCACTATTTTAATTGAAAGATTCCCTTCACCAATGGCAAAAGCTTATCTTGTGTTCTCCAGCGCCCTTACTACAATCTTTTTAATGTTTATAGTAGTTTATAGTGTGCAGTATCTATATGTTATGTATGAGCTAAATTTTATGAGTGTTGACCTAGGAATACCGCAATGGGTGCCTATGCTAGTTCTTCCGGTGGCATTTTTAGGAGCAAGCTATAGAGCAGGAGAAAAAGTCTATCAAATAGCAGTCACTCCTTCTGATAAAGTTATTATCAACGCTGAAGCAGAGATGATTCGCGACTCCATAAAGAAAGACTAA
- a CDS encoding TRAP transporter large permease subunit yields the protein MTIAFLFVCLFGLMLIGVPVAVSLGASTVLTMLLFTDLDVATVPQIIFDGINKFALMAIPMFILAGNLLSKGGSAKRIIDFAKSVVGHLPGGLPISAIFACVIFAAVSGSSPATVVAIGSIMFVAIKEAGYPPAYAVGGITTAGSLGILIPPSVVMIVYGVTAEVSIAQLFMAGVVPGIMLGGMMIAQTYIGARRLGFKATKPEPWSERIKKFTKAFWALLIIVVVIGGIYGGIFTPTEAAAASAVYALFISLVVYKDIKIKDLWGICLESALTTAMIFFIIANAVVFAYLLTSEQIPQAISDGILEANIGKIGFLIIVNILLFVMGQFMEPSSVVMIMVPLLLPIALQLGIDPVHFGILLIVNMEIGMITPPVGLNLFVSSGLTGMNLKDVVVACLPWTLTLFIGLILVTYIPQISLWLPNLMYGH from the coding sequence ATGACTATTGCATTTTTATTTGTATGTCTATTTGGACTTATGCTAATTGGCGTTCCTGTCGCTGTCTCTCTTGGCGCTAGCACGGTTCTTACTATGCTTCTTTTTACCGATCTTGATGTAGCTACTGTTCCGCAAATCATATTTGACGGTATTAACAAATTCGCACTTATGGCAATTCCTATGTTTATTTTGGCTGGAAATTTACTTAGCAAGGGTGGTTCGGCTAAAAGAATCATAGATTTTGCAAAATCAGTAGTAGGACATCTACCGGGAGGTCTTCCGATCAGTGCTATATTTGCTTGCGTTATATTTGCTGCCGTTTCTGGAAGCTCACCTGCTACGGTTGTGGCCATAGGCTCTATTATGTTCGTAGCCATCAAAGAGGCGGGATATCCTCCGGCTTATGCGGTTGGTGGCATTACTACAGCAGGATCACTTGGAATACTAATCCCTCCTTCAGTAGTTATGATTGTTTACGGAGTTACGGCTGAAGTTAGTATAGCACAGCTATTTATGGCGGGGGTTGTGCCTGGTATAATGCTAGGCGGTATGATGATAGCCCAAACATATATAGGCGCTAGAAGACTTGGCTTTAAAGCTACAAAGCCTGAGCCATGGAGCGAAAGAATCAAAAAATTTACCAAAGCATTTTGGGCTCTTTTAATTATAGTTGTAGTTATAGGCGGTATCTACGGAGGTATTTTTACTCCGACAGAAGCTGCTGCCGCAAGTGCCGTATATGCGCTCTTTATCTCACTTGTTGTGTATAAAGATATTAAGATAAAAGATCTTTGGGGTATCTGCCTTGAATCTGCACTCACTACAGCTATGATATTTTTTATTATTGCAAATGCAGTTGTGTTCGCATACCTTCTTACCAGTGAGCAAATTCCTCAAGCGATCTCTGACGGAATTTTAGAGGCAAATATAGGCAAAATAGGATTTTTAATCATCGTAAACATACTGCTTTTCGTTATGGGTCAATTTATGGAACCTTCAAGCGTTGTTATGATTATGGTGCCTTTACTGCTACCTATAGCACTTCAATTAGGAATAGATCCGGTTCACTTTGGAATTTTGCTTATAGTAAATATGGAGATAGGTATGATTACTCCACCGGTGGGGTTAAATCTCTTTGTATCGAGTGGTTTAACAGGAATGAATCTAAAAGATGTTGTTGTGGCATGCCTACCTTGGACTTTAACGCTATTTATAGGCTTGATACTAGTTACATACATACCACAAATTTCACTATGGCTTCCAAATTTAATGTATGGACATTGA